In Porites lutea chromosome 8, jaPorLute2.1, whole genome shotgun sequence, the genomic stretch CTGTAAAAAGCTGTTGATAGTCCGACTTCAGATGGATTTGCTTGAAATGAAAGTCTTTGCACGGAATGCGGAGTCTGAATGATTATCTTTAAAGGTCTCTGGTTACATTTTGTCGtcgctgttttttttaaaaacagacaGGTGTCAAAAGGGGCACTTCATACCCCGTACACGCAAGTTTTATCTCGTGAGCGATTTAGCTtccggggagggggggagggggggtagtCCCGCGTATAGAAGTCGAGATCAAAGCTATTTGGGTACCGTATGTTCTGCCCCAGGTATGCATGGTTTGCCCAGTTTGTTGGTCTGCAATCGGTCCCCGTTTTCGAGGGAACTTCGGGAGTGTATGAACCTATTTGTCGTTTTCATTTCTAAATGAATAAGAAAGGACAGagtaatatgcgaattcgagatgaaattcaagaaaatcGTTTTGTTTGTTCTCTAGCACACTAAGTAACGATCCCGGGGgtggggtactcccatacattacctatacgggtatgtgccgcccaaagaggtcgtgattttgaagctcctgatttagaacggggtatccatttcagaggcgttttctagaacggggtataatatttcgaacgcacgaaagctccacttttgtaagcagtcatttgaaagtattcaaggacagattgcttttaaaaacacggttcaatgcgttaacaagcaaactgttgtactcttgttgcaccctagaacggagtataaaaaattgacccatttctagaacggggtatcagttttagggcgaatactagaacggggtataaaaaattggcccatttctagaacggggtatcagttttaggggaaattttttctagaacggggtgtcaATTtagagtcccgggcggcacatacccacccaaaaaatacccaagtgccccccccggggTAACGATAACATCATTTCTTAGAGGCCccgggcccgtttctcgaaagccccGGAAACTTTCCAGACTTGTTGAATAGTGGCACAGTTCCTAGTCCCAAagaccagtcaattttgcttcgttaactgatagtttcattgcaaaattttccgaaaatttttgaagtgtgatcttgaatgcaaacacagCAAACACAACACTgctttccgggcccgaaaaATACCgggaattttgagaaaaagggccccaggtctgaaaatgggtatggaaaatgacattttttgagTCTGAAGTAGGGTCACTAGATCACCCCACCCCTGTCACTGTATTCCAGGAGTACTCCCCCAGAGTTAACCTGCTAATCATTTACACGCAGAACAAAAGCGCACAGAAACTGTGAAAGTAATTGTCGCGAAGTAGAGAAGCGACTGATCATGCCAGTACAATTCCATTAAGTGAAGAGCcgaagaaaggaggagaagcggaaaaaaagcaatagttgCATTATTAGTTTAAATTTATAATGGCTCAGTAGTACTTCAGagatttcaaaaattcggctagatatatatcaCCGTGTGTAGTGTCAGTAGGTGGATGGAGCTCGCCTACTACTTTTTAAGGGGAGCACACTTACCTAACGAGTGAggattgttgtttttgtaacagaaatattataagGGTTTGAGCGAATGGGAATTTTAGCGATcgttattaattaattaagggGTCGAAAATAGCAATTAAAATACATCGGAAAGTTAGAAGTAATGCTCGGTAAAAACGCCCTGAAAAGACCAAAAATGCTAAGAACACAccataaatttaaagaaatgaagGTAAGAAATTCTGATGTACCTTTATTGCTATTTTTGACTCCCAAATAATAATCACTAAAATCGGCATACAAGGCGTTCAGCTTGTGGGTCGGTGCAAAGATTTGATATGTGAGCAGGAAAAAGGGGAGGTCTGACTTCGCCGTGCACGTGACCGCACTCCATCTGGGTCCATCTCacactccactatctgaacgcctggaacagccCTGGCCTCATATATcatatttacaatttctgttaCTTAACACAACTACCTGCAAGGGGAAAAATACAGTCACAGCCCTTGCGaggctgatcggacagctatgggtaatttatataatttataaattacCTATCCATAGCTGTCCGATCAGCTTTGTCGTCAATTTTGAGTGTTTACGGTATGTATCCTTGTTTTAGTCTAGAGGCCTTTAATCAAAGATGTGGAGCCGCACGTGAGGAAGTTGTCGACGTCCCTTTAGATTTTTCAGGTTTCTGAAGACCCTCTGAATACTTACTAACCAAGCGTATGTTAGCTCAGCCTCAATCTGTATGACTGAAAAAAGATTTGTCATAAAGAATCACTTGTTAAGCGTATGTTTACCTCTGGGAATATTAATTTAACCACTAAATTTCATGGCGAAAACTTTAATATGGATGGGCTCCTAAACCGGCTAGGTATGGAGGCTTTACTGGGTATTGATAtcactgttgtttttttaaactgatctgaagttgttgttgttgttttttaaattggGGTTAGGTCATTTTGGCGGGGATCATACACGCCATAAACCCCGGCCATAAACACTGTTGTTCGGAGGGTGGCTTATTAAAACGTCTAGACCAGGCTGTATTATCCATGCACGAGGACAACACGCGTATTAACACGGGTGCCCAGTCCATGCTCATCAACGTACAGGCCGTGCAAAAGATCTTTCATACTGTACTGTGCTTCTATTCCTACTTGCCCTTGTACGGTGTTGATCTCTTGGAATAAGCTGTTGAACTGATCGGCAGGGTTTCTCAGTGGTTTCTAAATAACTGCAGAAGGCGAAGTAAGTTGtattgttttctctcttgcatgaATTAGCTTAATGGCACTATAGTGATACGAACATTTGTTGCTCGATGCGGTTTAATATGTCCGTAGTATTAAACATTATGAAAGCATCTTGTTAATGTAGTATTAACAATTTTATCACCCACACTATCGGAATACTTAAACACAGTGAAATTTCCTAGTTTATAAAATATTCGAGATTGAATTTTAATATTTCGGTCTCTGGGGTTAataagggcctctgctcgcagggtacggGATTATGGATGAACTTGCCGTAAAAAGATTGCAATTCCACAAAGTTCGGCCGTATTCTTCCCCGaccgaaaagaaataaaaaccaaaCGGAAAAGAGGATACTCTTTAGAAAGAAATACTACAATGCAGTAAAGTTttaacctttgtgatgattTCACCGGGTAAAGAAGAGCTTTTGGTGTGCCCTTGAGTGACCTTTGATTAAAAGGGTCTTCAAACCCACTGATTAATTATGTAACACATGGTCATACCACGCCGTCACGCTAAAACTAATTTACTATTCCAGTATCTGACCTGTAGTTTGTCATGCGCGCGGCATGAACAGAGAGCACAAGGATTTTCAATTCACCTTTAGCACAGAATTGAATAAATAACTTTTCGatattttgaacaagttttCAACTGCGGCGAGATAAAAACTTGGAAGCTTGGAAGTTTAAAGAAGGGATTTATCGACttcaaacaaacaagcaaatacAGTAATACGATTGCGTAACAGCAGTTTACAGGGTTATGTGCTCGCTCCTGTGCATATTAATTACTTAACTATTTGCCACAGTATTCTAGACTATGTGGCACTTCTTGAAGTGTCAACGCACAGTCACCGAGCGGATGACGAATTAACTTGTTCCAGGCTCCTAGGAAATCGGGTCCGAGAAACTGAGAAAGTGTGAACACAAATATGTGGGGCTTAGTACTGTACTGTAGGGTTTGCATAGTCTTGAAAAGTCCataaattttcttcaactttgaatgtgaTGGCCCGAAAAgtatttttaatgcattttgGTTTTCCAAGACAGtatataaatcatagctcagagaagtTATTGGTGATTTACATAGGGCgtcttttgttttatgcaagaaTTAACTATAtaaatttaagacaagtgaactgacaAATGTTGCTGAAGCAAACAGTCAAGCCTTAAAGTCCGTGACATgtaaaaaacggctgcgagggagactagccACTAAGTGACtctgttgttatattttaaacTGTAGCTTATGATTCTACTCGGCAAAATGGTTAATCAACCCTTGGACCCTGATCgttccttttaaaaaatatttacagcGCAGGCAATTTGCAACCTTTATACctaaagttctctttttttctagACAGACTAAAAAGAGACACCATGGCACCAAACATTGCTCATCGAAAGGCTGCAGTTGTAACGGAATCAGGGGAAAAATTCTCCCTGAAGGGggcggaaaagaaaactttcatcACCGAGCAGACGCTTAAAGAGCACAACGGCGTGAATGGATCTCCTTCATGGATAGCAATCAAGAACAAAGTTTACGACGTAACAGGATTTGGTCGGGAGCATCCCGGCGGAAGTATCATCTTCACCCATGCGGGGCTGGATGCAACGGACGTGTTCAATGCTTTCCACCCTGCTTCTGTTTACAAATGGCTGCCTCGGTTTTATGTTGGAGAACTGGTGAGAGATCCCTGCTCCGATCCCTCTGATGCTGAAAAGGAAATGGAATATAGACGAGATATTACAGAGATGAAATCAGAGCTGTTGAAAGCGCGTGCATTTCAGTCTTCTAAGCTGTATTACGCCTTCAAGGTAGTATCAAATGCTGCAATACTCGCCGCAGCCATTGCTGCCATTAAAGTACTCAATGGCATGACCGGAGCAGTAATAGGCGGTGTTCTTCTCGCTCTCTTCTGGCAGCAATGTGGATGGCTTGCTCATGATTTTCTTCATCATCAAGTGTTTACTAATCGCTTCTATAACAATCTTGCTGGGCTGGGTGTCGGGAACATCTGGCAGGGTTTCTCTACTTCGTGGTGGAAAATGAAGCACAATCACCATCACGCTTCACCTAATGTGGTACATACCCAGGCAGGTGGCGATCCTGATATCCTGACAATGCCATTGCTGTTATGGTCTGAGAAGATTATTGAAGGCGACTCCGAAGAGCTGAAGGATCTCCCCAGATTCTTGATCAGACACCAGAAGTTCTTTTATTTGCCGCTTTTAGCTGCTGCGCGTTTATCGTGGCTGCTGCAGTCCCTACTGTTCCAGCTTGAACCCGTTCACCAGTTTGTTGGGGGCCTACCGATGAAGATCGCAGAGATAGTCACTATTGGCATCCATTACGTTGCAGTGGTGTATATCACGTTGCTATTAGAAACGGCTGCCTCACGAATCGTCTTCTTGTTAGTCTGTCAGTCACTCGGGGGCCTGTTCATCGCTGTTGTGTTTACTGTCGGTCATAACGCCATGCGCATCTTCACAACCGAGGAAATGAGAAACACTGACTTCGTCCGCCTACAGGTTCGCTCCACGCGTGATATCACGCCTACGGTATTCAACATGTGGTTCAGCGGTGGTCTTGCATATCAAGTGGAACATCATATATGGCCGACCCTGCCACGTCATAGCTTACCTCTGGCGTCAAAGATTCTTCAGAGATTTTGTTCAAAGTACAATATTCCCTACACAGTCGAGGGACTGATCAAAGGAAACTTAGCGGTTTGTAAGCTGTTATCTGATGTCGGTAAGGAGTTTTAGAAACTTTAAATAGTCATTTTGTGTTCATTATTGTGACTTACAGTAGATTTTGCCATAGAGAGTAGCTATGCAAGGTCTACTTGTTAAATTGATTCATTATCGAGGTTGTCTAAGCATATCAGACAGTAATGTACGTCATTAATAAAACACCATTTTAATAACCATGACATTGTTTCCGGCAAtttgattgttttctttttaaaggttAATCGCAACACTTGTAGCCTATGGGGcgcaaaatgtaaaaatattatttaggcaatgtttttctagtttttgtGCTATTAATAGCACAAGAGGTGTCTTGCGATTTATAAATAACGCAGACATCTGCGATATGTTTATCATAGATATCTATCTTTTCCCTGAAAAACGATTTATAAATTGCACGATTTCTGAAGTTGCAATTAATAAATCACAAGATACCTTACTTTGTGATTTGTAAATTACAAGTTTCTAACTGTACAATTTATAAATCGCAAGACACTTTACTTTGCGATTTAGAAATCGTAAGATGTCTGACTTTGCAATTTATAAATCGCAAATTTGCAATTTATAAATCTCAACTGTGTGTTTTATGCATCTCGAATGTACGATTTATAAAGCTTAGATGTGCACTCGAATGTGCGATCTCCCGGGGGGCGGGTGCGATTGAAGCAGCAAGTCAAGGATTTTGACGAGGCGGTGGAACATGCAGTAGAATCACTGGAGCTCTGCAATTCGATTATAACCACAACGCATCCATTAAatccccggggggtactcctgggaattcttgctGGGAGTGTGCCGCCCTGTtatccaaatcctgaccctatttgaGACCAAAAACTGTCATTTTTTACAGACCTGGCCTCCAAGAAAtgatgtcatcattacttagattggAACACCAACAAAAGCGATTTCTTAATTTGCCCattcctctttctttcttactcatttagAATTAAAAGGATACATACGTTCATTCACTCcagtagttccctcgaaaaccatacccgataccagaccaaaatgggcaaagtgtatacccgttttcagaccaaaacagcgcaAAAACCGTACCCGAtggagcggcacatacctattcccggcttgcactgtcacgcaaagaaaaataaaaatacaaaccattcaatacagaaggactagaatctgggaaatgaaaaaagatgaatatacaaaaacccttgccaagaatcaggtctctgaaatatttcaaatgcgagatattgggaaaaacggtttacctaaatttataaagctttgtatggaaacgccatgttggtgtccctttcaggaacaccaatatggccgccggataccgacagaaacatctgttttcgagttttcctactaacgcgtgaattcttcgcttgaggaactcataaagattacagtaatatttattctgagacaaggaatgtttagatttcaaaatctcccaaaatcggtaatgtttttaacccacataagagctttcccggccgccagctaaataccgtgtcacgcaaaagcctggaaattcaagcgtcctctctcgcaaaacgaagaaccctttcgaaccaaaaattaatttatgtaaagatgtttatgtactgtaatacctcgtgaaagtagaaactcaggagaatcgatagtttcttagtttggtttttggtgacgtcacgtgcaacccaagaatacCCCCCGGATTGAATCTCGGCCGAACTTATTTTAGAGCAGTAAAAATAATCAGTTCGTTAAACGAGAATATGAGAACCATCTATGCCTGATTTGGATCATTGTGGGCCTCAGATATAGCTTTCAAAGCGGCTGATGAGAGACTTCTTTGCAAGATCCTTCCGCCATTGTTGAAAACAAGAATGACTTTCCCGCCAATTTTCTCGCCCAAATTTTATTAGAGTCCGAGCCTGCAGTAACGAGTTTTGCTCGGCTTGCGGCTTAAATCGCACATTTGCGATGTATAAATTACATATCTGCGATTTATAAATCGCACATTCGAGATGCATAAAACACACAGTTGGGTTTTTTAAATTGCACATTTGCGAATCATAAATCACAAGTCCGACATCAGTCATGCGATTTAAAGTAAAGTATCTTGCGATTAATAAATTGCAAAGTTAGAAGCTTGTAATTTATAAATCGCAAAGTGAGGTATCTTGCGATTTATAAATTGCAAAGTTAGAAACCTGTAATTTATAAATCGCTAAGCAGCGAAAAGTTAGATATCTGTGATTAACATATCGTAAATGTCTTGGAAAGCATTATGTacaacgctgtggctatatggccggtaaccggtcaaggttttcaaaacactaaatgaccggcagtccggtattttcaataaatttgataTGTTTATCACAGATATCTAAATTTTCGCTGCTTAGCGATTAAAAATAGCACAAATTTTAGAAGAGTATTaaccaaataatattttt encodes the following:
- the LOC140946296 gene encoding uncharacterized protein, whose product is MAPNIAHRKAAVVTESGEKFSLKGAEKKTFITEQTLKEHNGVNGSPSWIAIKNKVYDVTGFGREHPGGSIIFTHAGLDATDVFNAFHPASVYKWLPRFYVGELVRDPCSDPSDAEKEMEYRRDITEMKSELLKARAFQSSKLYYAFKVVSNAAILAAAIAAIKVLNGMTGAVIGGVLLALFWQQCGWLAHDFLHHQVFTNRFYNNLAGLGVGNIWQGFSTSWWKMKHNHHHASPNVVHTQAGGDPDILTMPLLLWSEKIIEGDSEELKDLPRFLIRHQKFFYLPLLAAARLSWLLQSLLFQLEPVHQFVGGLPMKIAEIVTIGIHYVAVVYITLLLETAASRIVFLLVCQSLGGLFIAVVFTVGHNAMRIFTTEEMRNTDFVRLQVRSTRDITPTVFNMWFSGGLAYQVEHHIWPTLPRHSLPLASKILQRFCSKYNIPYTVEGLIKGNLAVCKLLSDVGKEF